The following proteins are encoded in a genomic region of Desulfosporosinus youngiae DSM 17734:
- a CDS encoding DUF4179 domain-containing protein: MSDKDLPLEEKDILKLLNYFRLDEEELDSAGYEVPEWQRERIKKKLKGKIRSIRSWKILRLGSIAAVILLAAVIALETTSPVWARNLPLVNSVLQMFNDKFGYQGDYAAYSQLVDKSVTDQGITVTINEALADDTKITLGYTIKSGVKIEAKDLWLADLFEATKVNGSNLGGGGARGEFIDDFTYVGSSEFDYAPSAFFNKLKVDINVKEILGVTGNWDFAFTVSKDELIKNSTVFNPKVKVDLPDQVLTIDKVVLSPIDTTIFYSGVYKDQDINNRGSHYSWIAFDDQGAELAPKSASQGGIGPFTGSMQFEKTNGLSRYLTVIPYLHSLPKDVKVSLEPKAQKTQVAQVIEIPSESRVLDGKFPLELPQGKLGKLIIRDIANEKGETIIRYTAVGKAPYHQGKALYIKDAAGENVAAKNYDIRRDAAHPEEFTKVFPLLDLSKGYYACTSRFEYEEFLGNCQFTIELK; encoded by the coding sequence ATGTCTGATAAGGATCTGCCGCTGGAAGAAAAAGATATTTTAAAGCTGTTAAATTATTTCCGGCTGGATGAGGAAGAGTTGGATTCCGCAGGATATGAAGTGCCGGAATGGCAAAGAGAAAGAATCAAGAAAAAGCTCAAGGGAAAAATCAGAAGCATCCGGTCTTGGAAAATCCTGCGCCTCGGTTCCATAGCGGCCGTTATCTTGCTGGCAGCAGTCATTGCCCTGGAAACAACATCTCCCGTTTGGGCCAGGAACCTTCCTCTGGTTAATTCCGTTCTTCAGATGTTTAACGATAAATTCGGCTATCAGGGAGACTATGCGGCCTATTCCCAGCTGGTGGACAAAAGTGTGACCGATCAGGGCATCACGGTGACCATCAATGAGGCCCTGGCTGACGACACAAAGATTACTTTAGGTTATACCATTAAAAGCGGCGTCAAAATTGAGGCTAAAGATTTATGGTTGGCAGATTTGTTTGAGGCTACGAAGGTTAACGGCAGTAATTTAGGGGGGGGCGGTGCCAGAGGGGAGTTTATCGATGATTTTACCTACGTCGGAAGCAGTGAGTTTGATTATGCTCCTTCCGCATTCTTTAATAAGCTGAAGGTTGATATCAATGTCAAAGAAATATTGGGGGTAACGGGCAATTGGGATTTTGCCTTTACTGTGTCCAAAGATGAGCTGATCAAAAACAGCACGGTTTTTAATCCAAAGGTTAAGGTTGATCTGCCGGACCAGGTGCTCACCATCGACAAAGTGGTTTTATCCCCCATTGATACGACGATATTTTACAGCGGGGTCTATAAGGATCAAGATATAAACAACAGGGGATCTCATTACTCATGGATTGCTTTTGATGACCAGGGAGCGGAGCTTGCGCCGAAAAGCGCGAGCCAGGGGGGCATTGGCCCCTTTACAGGATCGATGCAGTTTGAAAAAACCAATGGCCTCTCGCGCTATCTGACCGTCATTCCTTACCTTCATAGTTTGCCCAAAGATGTTAAGGTTAGCTTGGAGCCTAAGGCCCAGAAGACTCAGGTAGCCCAAGTCATAGAAATTCCCAGCGAAAGCAGAGTTTTAGATGGCAAATTCCCACTGGAGCTTCCCCAGGGAAAGCTGGGCAAACTGATTATCAGGGACATTGCCAACGAGAAGGGAGAAACGATCATCCGGTACACGGCCGTAGGTAAAGCGCCGTATCATCAGGGTAAAGCCTTATACATTAAAGATGCTGCAGGAGAAAATGTGGCAGCCAAAAATTATGACATTCGAAGGGACGCGGCGCACCCGGAGGAATTTACGAAAGTATTCCCCCTTCTTGACCTCAGCAAAGGGTATTATGCCTG